The following are encoded in a window of Lactobacillus intestinalis genomic DNA:
- a CDS encoding glycosyltransferase family 4 protein, whose protein sequence is MNKKIRVLHIAEAAGGVERYLETLFKYNDNDKVENILVCSQNYDSNKFKNIANRVIVLKMAHDIDPKSDLKVEKKLRSIIKQLKPDIVYAHSSKAGAFARIADLGLKNKVIYNPHGWAFNMQQSAKKKEMYRWVEKISAHFCDKIVCISDAERESALREKICKPDKLKVIYNGIDIEEIEKTSPMSRTQLGIPKDAFVVGMVGRISKQKAPDTFVKAAKLIKKKIPNAYFLIVGDGELRDKIENLINQYNLSSSFLITGWVNNPTAYMKTMDIGMLLSRWEGFGLVLPEYMASKIPIVATDVDAIPNIIKSSLNGILVEKDDYIAIKDAALKIYRNKNYKEQMQTFAKSYVQKNFDGKRVSDQSYILYNQILNY, encoded by the coding sequence ATGAATAAAAAAATTAGAGTTCTCCATATTGCAGAAGCAGCTGGCGGAGTAGAGCGGTATTTAGAAACACTTTTTAAATATAATGATAATGATAAAGTAGAAAATATTTTAGTATGTTCTCAAAATTATGATTCTAACAAGTTTAAGAATATAGCTAATCGAGTAATAGTCTTAAAGATGGCCCATGATATTGATCCCAAAAGTGATTTAAAAGTCGAAAAAAAATTAAGATCAATTATTAAACAATTAAAGCCAGATATTGTATATGCTCATTCAAGCAAAGCGGGAGCTTTTGCTAGAATTGCGGATCTCGGATTGAAGAATAAGGTTATCTATAATCCTCATGGATGGGCATTTAATATGCAACAATCTGCTAAAAAGAAAGAAATGTATAGATGGGTAGAGAAGATTTCCGCTCATTTTTGTGACAAAATTGTCTGCATTTCTGATGCCGAAAGGGAGTCAGCTCTTAGAGAAAAAATCTGTAAGCCAGACAAGCTAAAAGTAATTTATAACGGAATTGATATAGAGGAGATAGAGAAGACTTCTCCTATGAGTAGAACTCAATTAGGCATCCCTAAAGATGCATTTGTTGTAGGTATGGTAGGTAGAATATCTAAGCAAAAGGCTCCAGATACCTTTGTAAAAGCTGCAAAGTTAATCAAAAAAAAGATTCCCAATGCATACTTTTTAATAGTTGGGGACGGTGAATTACGAGATAAAATTGAAAATTTAATTAATCAATATAATCTTAGTTCATCATTTTTGATAACTGGCTGGGTAAATAATCCAACCGCATATATGAAGACTATGGATATAGGAATGCTATTATCTAGATGGGAAGGTTTTGGCTTAGTTTTACCTGAATATATGGCATCTAAAATTCCTATTGTAGCCACCGACGTAGATGCAATACCAAATATAATTAAATCTTCTCTAAATGGAATATTGGTTGAAAAAGATGATTATATTGCTATAAAAGATGCTGCTTTGAAAATCTATAGGAACAAAAATTATAAAGAACAGATGCAGACTTTTGCCAAATCTTATGTTCAAAAAAATTTTGATGGAAAAAGAGTATCAGATCAAAGTTATATTCTTTACAATCAAATTTTAAATTATTGA
- a CDS encoding tyrosine-protein phosphatase: protein MTLVDIHCHILPGIDDGSKDWETSLHLAREAVKDGVTHAVVTPHTLNGKYTNHKKDIIWLTDQYQQKLNEANIPLTVFPGQEVRLSGGLIPALEADDILFCDADGQYMLLEFPSEDVPTYAKNTIFQLHEHGITPVIVHPERNNRILKEPQVLQELIEQDCLVQITASSYTGLFGEKVENLSRRLIEAGQGCTFASDAHDLPRRQYQLSEAYDKMEREFGSELAEAWKENARKIINGDQVQMDWRPLKKKKKFWLF, encoded by the coding sequence ATGACCTTAGTTGATATCCATTGCCATATCTTGCCAGGGATTGATGATGGTTCTAAGGATTGGGAAACGTCTCTGCACTTGGCACGAGAGGCAGTAAAGGATGGCGTTACTCATGCAGTTGTGACGCCACATACACTAAATGGTAAATATACTAATCACAAGAAAGATATCATTTGGCTCACTGATCAATATCAGCAAAAACTTAATGAAGCGAACATTCCGCTTACGGTCTTTCCAGGTCAAGAAGTCCGCCTTTCAGGTGGGCTTATTCCTGCTTTAGAGGCAGATGATATTTTATTCTGTGATGCCGATGGTCAATATATGCTTCTTGAGTTTCCAAGCGAAGATGTGCCAACTTATGCCAAGAATACAATCTTCCAGCTTCATGAACATGGTATTACCCCGGTAATAGTTCACCCAGAGCGAAATAATCGAATCTTGAAGGAGCCACAGGTGCTACAAGAATTAATCGAACAAGATTGTTTAGTGCAGATTACTGCTAGTTCTTATACGGGATTATTTGGTGAGAAAGTTGAAAACCTGTCACGCAGATTAATTGAAGCAGGTCAAGGTTGCACATTTGCGTCTGATGCACATGATTTGCCAAGGCGTCAATATCAACTAAGTGAAGCATATGACAAAATGGAGCGCGAGTTTGGGAGCGAACTTGCGGAGGCTTGGAAAGAAAATGCACGCAAGATCATTAATGGTGATCAGGTGCAAATGGATTGGAGACCGTTAAAGAAAAAGAAGAAGTTTTGGCTATTTTAA
- a CDS encoding MerR family transcriptional regulator: MPTYYTSGEFAKKAHVSIRTIRYYDQKNLLKPTAHTKGGARRYTDRDFAKLQQILLLKYLGFSLSDIREMTIGSGDQQLLLDSLQIQKRLAEERLEEMKNVITAIDSTRDALKDEGKVDWQKMLDLIHLTSMNQSLSTQYQNATNISARIRLHRDYSTNKEGWFHWLYKHLDLKPGMKILELGAGNGTLWSQNIDRVPNGVTIVLSDISEGILADAKNDIGDHPQFQYAVFDAQKIPFAEDTFDLVIANHMLFYCDDIPQTLSEVRRVLKPGASFACSTYSKKHMREITDLVQNFNSNIVLSSVNLYDRFGLENGKQILNSYFKDITCHKYEDAIELSESTPLISYILSCHGNQNALLLDHYPDFKHYVDQKVKDGFYITKGVGYFIGKKV; the protein is encoded by the coding sequence ATGCCAACATACTACACAAGTGGTGAATTTGCGAAGAAGGCGCATGTGTCGATTCGTACAATTCGCTATTACGACCAAAAAAATTTATTAAAGCCGACTGCTCATACTAAAGGGGGAGCCCGGCGTTATACTGACAGAGATTTTGCTAAACTTCAGCAAATTCTTCTTTTGAAGTATCTTGGTTTTTCCCTAAGTGATATTAGGGAAATGACTATTGGATCAGGGGATCAGCAATTATTGCTTGATTCGCTTCAAATTCAAAAACGACTTGCTGAAGAACGTTTGGAAGAAATGAAGAATGTTATAACGGCGATTGATTCAACTAGGGATGCATTGAAGGATGAGGGAAAAGTTGACTGGCAGAAGATGTTGGACTTGATTCACTTAACTTCTATGAATCAATCCTTGAGTACGCAATATCAAAATGCAACTAACATTTCTGCTAGAATTAGATTGCACCGAGATTATTCCACTAATAAGGAGGGTTGGTTCCATTGGCTTTATAAGCATTTGGATTTGAAACCGGGAATGAAGATATTGGAATTAGGTGCTGGGAATGGAACTTTATGGTCGCAGAATATCGATCGAGTTCCTAATGGTGTAACGATCGTTTTATCAGATATTTCCGAGGGAATATTGGCAGATGCCAAGAATGATATTGGGGATCATCCGCAATTTCAATATGCGGTGTTTGATGCGCAGAAGATTCCTTTTGCAGAAGATACTTTTGACTTAGTGATTGCTAATCATATGCTCTTTTATTGTGATGATATTCCTCAGACTCTAAGTGAAGTTCGTCGAGTATTGAAGCCTGGAGCTTCTTTTGCTTGCAGTACTTATTCTAAGAAGCATATGCGAGAGATTACTGACTTAGTACAGAATTTTAATTCGAATATTGTTCTGTCATCAGTTAACTTATATGATCGTTTTGGTTTAGAGAATGGAAAGCAGATTTTGAATTCATATTTTAAGGATATTACTTGTCACAAGTATGAAGATGCAATTGAATTGTCTGAATCTACACCGCTGATTTCGTATATTTTGTCTTGTCATGGGAATCAGAATGCACTTTTGTTAGATCATTATCCGGATTTTAAGCATTATGTTGATCAGAAAGTAAAAGATGGCTTCTATATTACTAAGGGTGTAGGGTATTTTATCGGTAAAAAAGTCTAA
- a CDS encoding glycosyltransferase, with protein MDINHKKAMIMMATYNGESYIKEQIQSLQKQTFKDWELYISDDHSTDHTLNILKDLQKEDPRIKKIITNNTQYHGAFANYFNLMRYVQTHCAPVDYYFYCDQDDIWDEKKISLEIKSMEKLEEKYGKTNPVFCYCDLEFYDKNGTDQHDKMSNHIRTQFIDNPYNSFFKDQYVWGTTIGHNFALWKLVNLGTSAQVKNNISHDVYLSKYALTYAQIAYIPVTLVKYRRTGNNVSGTPGVYTISNVLKKIINFNQIIDDAARNFWGTLFFAYHVPKKSEVIKDIKECFNNKGQKKFFNKYDVLKNESTLGKISTKVVLSTGLYKHSSIFKHERYK; from the coding sequence ATGGATATTAATCATAAAAAAGCCATGATTATGATGGCAACGTACAATGGAGAATCCTATATTAAGGAACAAATTCAGAGTTTACAAAAGCAAACTTTTAAAGATTGGGAGCTATATATTAGTGACGATCATTCTACTGACCATACTTTGAATATACTTAAGGATTTACAAAAAGAGGATCCTCGAATAAAAAAAATAATTACTAATAATACTCAATATCATGGTGCTTTTGCAAATTACTTTAATTTGATGAGATATGTGCAAACTCATTGTGCACCTGTTGATTACTATTTTTATTGTGACCAAGATGATATATGGGATGAAAAAAAAATATCTTTAGAGATTAAAAGTATGGAAAAGTTAGAAGAAAAGTATGGAAAAACTAATCCTGTATTTTGTTATTGTGATTTAGAATTTTATGATAAAAATGGCACTGATCAACATGACAAAATGAGTAATCATATCAGAACACAGTTTATAGATAATCCCTATAATTCCTTTTTTAAAGATCAATATGTATGGGGAACAACTATAGGGCATAATTTTGCTTTGTGGAAACTGGTTAATCTTGGAACCTCGGCTCAAGTTAAAAATAATATAAGTCATGATGTATATCTTAGTAAATATGCACTTACTTATGCCCAAATAGCATATATTCCTGTTACCTTAGTAAAATATCGGAGAACTGGTAATAATGTAAGTGGCACTCCAGGAGTTTATACTATTAGTAATGTTTTGAAAAAAATTATTAATTTTAATCAAATTATTGATGATGCAGCTAGAAATTTTTGGGGAACTCTTTTTTTTGCTTACCATGTTCCTAAAAAATCCGAAGTTATTAAAGATATAAAAGAATGCTTTAATAACAAAGGACAAAAAAAATTTTTTAATAAGTATGACGTGCTAAAAAATGAAAGTACATTAGGGAAGATTTCTACAAAGGTTGTACTTTCTACAGGATTATATAAACATAGCTCTATTTTTAAACATGAAAGATATAAGTAA
- a CDS encoding sugar transferase — MIVTEKLEVNPAKVHHRPIYHGIKRLFDIVASGIGLVLLSPLFAYLAIRIKHEDHGPAFYSQERIGKNGKPFRMYKFRSMIVNADQMVEQLEEQNEIDGAMFKIKDDPRITKIGHTIRKYSLDELPQLWNVLIGDMSLVGPRPPLPSEVAKYTDYDKQRLEVMPGCTGLWQVTKRNEADFDEMVWLDIIYINHSGLWEDFKILVKTVGVVVHPNSAY; from the coding sequence ATGATTGTGACGGAAAAACTTGAAGTTAATCCAGCTAAGGTGCATCATCGCCCTATCTATCATGGAATTAAGCGATTATTTGATATAGTAGCTAGTGGAATAGGATTGGTATTACTTTCGCCACTGTTCGCTTATTTGGCAATTAGAATTAAGCATGAAGATCATGGACCGGCCTTTTATTCGCAAGAGAGAATTGGTAAAAATGGTAAGCCGTTTAGAATGTATAAGTTCCGTTCAATGATTGTAAATGCCGATCAAATGGTAGAACAACTTGAAGAGCAAAATGAAATTGATGGTGCCATGTTCAAGATTAAGGATGATCCAAGAATTACCAAGATTGGCCATACAATTAGAAAATATAGTCTTGATGAGTTGCCACAATTATGGAATGTCTTAATTGGCGATATGTCCTTAGTGGGTCCTCGTCCACCTCTACCTAGTGAAGTAGCTAAATATACTGATTATGATAAGCAACGCTTGGAAGTAATGCCTGGCTGTACCGGACTTTGGCAAGTAACTAAGCGAAATGAAGCTGACTTTGATGAAATGGTCTGGCTTGATATTATCTACATCAATCATTCAGGTTTATGGGAAGATTTCAAGATTTTGGTTAAAACTGTGGGTGTAGTGGTTCATCCAAATAGTGCGTATTAG
- a CDS encoding AlbA family DNA-binding domain-containing protein codes for MDFINFIKDMGTSEFTTPKEGLHLEFKTASWKLPQNIWETVSSFSNTDGGLIVLGVDEPKSHHYKIVGVD; via the coding sequence ATGGATTTTATTAACTTTATTAAAGATATGGGTACTAGTGAATTTACAACCCCAAAAGAAGGCTTGCATTTAGAATTCAAAACAGCAAGTTGGAAATTACCTCAAAATATATGGGAAACAGTAAGTTCATTTTCCAATACGGATGGCGGTCTCATTGTATTAGGTGTAGATGAACCCAAATCACATCATTATAAAATTGTAGGTGTTGATTAA
- a CDS encoding glycosyltransferase family 2 protein: MKTLTISVAAYNVESTLDKTLASFNDPRVYDDLEVLIIDDGSKDNTNQIAKKYENIAPQTFKYIPKKNGGHGSTINKGMELATGKYFKVVDGDDWVDTSSLVKFIEDLKSQDSDLVLTDFTEMYPDQSKNINLIKNVEPAKEYTWKDKIDIKRVVLHTLTVKTNLLRKNNVHITENCFYVDVEFVTWAAYVSQTITYFDLYLYKYRLGEADQSVAKANMLKNIKMQEKVSYQLVKMYDSFTKNNKMLPNQEETIFNTFRRSIGSTMRTYLLMSLGEAKSRTKTFDKNIKRLSLASYQRLNNDNFIRLIRKGNYSMLPLAKVMYRIWVKKYGY, translated from the coding sequence GTGAAAACTTTAACTATATCAGTAGCCGCATATAATGTAGAATCTACGCTAGACAAAACATTAGCATCTTTTAATGATCCCCGTGTTTATGATGATCTAGAAGTTTTAATAATAGACGATGGATCAAAAGATAATACGAATCAAATCGCTAAAAAATATGAAAATATTGCTCCTCAAACATTTAAATATATTCCTAAAAAAAATGGAGGACATGGTTCTACCATTAATAAAGGAATGGAATTAGCGACAGGAAAGTATTTTAAAGTGGTTGATGGGGATGACTGGGTAGATACGTCTAGCTTAGTAAAGTTTATTGAAGATTTGAAGTCTCAAGATTCCGACTTAGTATTAACTGATTTTACTGAGATGTATCCAGATCAATCTAAAAATATTAATTTGATAAAAAATGTAGAACCAGCAAAAGAATATACTTGGAAAGATAAAATTGATATAAAACGAGTAGTATTACATACATTAACGGTAAAAACAAATTTACTTAGAAAGAATAATGTTCATATTACAGAAAATTGCTTTTATGTTGATGTAGAATTTGTAACATGGGCAGCTTATGTTTCTCAGACAATTACTTATTTTGATTTATATCTTTATAAATATCGGTTAGGAGAAGCAGATCAAAGTGTTGCAAAAGCTAATATGTTAAAGAATATTAAGATGCAAGAGAAGGTATCATATCAACTTGTAAAAATGTATGATAGTTTTACAAAAAATAATAAAATGTTGCCTAATCAAGAAGAAACCATATTTAATACATTTAGACGCTCAATAGGAAGCACCATGAGAACATACCTACTTATGTCTCTAGGAGAAGCTAAAAGTAGAACAAAAACGTTTGATAAAAATATTAAAAGACTTTCCTTGGCTAGCTATCAAAGATTAAATAATGATAATTTTATTCGATTAATCAGAAAAGGTAACTATTCTATGCTTCCCTTAGCCAAAGTTATGTATAGAATATGGGTAAAAAAATATGGATATTAA
- the glf gene encoding UDP-galactopyranose mutase, which yields MDKNKYLIVGSGLFGAVFAHEAAKRGNKVTVIEKRDHIAGNIYTKEVDGIQVHQYGAHIFHTSNKEVWNYVHQFSDFNRYTNSPVANYKGHMYNLPFNMNTFSEMWGVKTPQEAMAKINEQRQEMAGKEPKNLEEQAISLIGRDIYEKLIKGYTEKQWGRKATELPAFIIKRLPVRLIYDNNYFNDDYQGIPIGGYTKMVENMLNNPNITVELNTDFFDKKDEYLKNYDKVVYTGMIDKFFDYKLGELEYRSLRFETEEKNVGNYQGNAVVNYTEAEIPYTRVIEHKHFEFGKGDKDKTIITREYPADWERGDEPYYPVNNDRNNDMYAKYAELAKNTDDKVIFGGRLGQYKYYNMDQVIAAALDAVNDEFGD from the coding sequence ATGGATAAAAATAAGTATTTAATAGTAGGGTCAGGCCTTTTTGGAGCAGTATTTGCTCATGAGGCTGCAAAACGTGGAAACAAAGTTACAGTTATTGAAAAAAGAGATCATATTGCAGGCAACATCTACACGAAAGAAGTTGATGGAATTCAAGTTCATCAGTATGGTGCACATATTTTCCATACTTCAAATAAAGAAGTTTGGAATTATGTTCATCAATTTTCGGATTTTAACCGTTATACGAATAGTCCTGTAGCGAACTACAAAGGTCATATGTATAACTTGCCTTTCAATATGAATACTTTTAGTGAAATGTGGGGAGTAAAAACCCCACAAGAAGCGATGGCGAAGATTAATGAACAACGTCAAGAAATGGCTGGGAAAGAACCAAAGAACTTGGAAGAACAAGCTATTTCTTTAATTGGTAGAGATATCTACGAAAAGCTTATTAAGGGTTACACTGAAAAGCAATGGGGTAGAAAAGCTACTGAACTTCCAGCTTTCATTATTAAGCGTCTTCCAGTTCGTCTAATTTATGATAACAACTATTTCAATGATGATTATCAAGGCATCCCAATTGGTGGTTATACTAAGATGGTTGAGAATATGCTTAATAATCCAAATATCACAGTTGAATTGAATACTGATTTCTTTGATAAGAAAGATGAGTATTTGAAGAATTACGATAAAGTTGTTTACACTGGCATGATCGATAAGTTCTTCGATTATAAATTAGGCGAACTTGAATATCGTTCACTTCGTTTTGAAACTGAAGAAAAGAATGTTGGTAACTACCAAGGAAATGCTGTTGTTAACTATACTGAAGCTGAAATTCCTTATACTCGTGTAATTGAACACAAGCATTTTGAATTCGGTAAGGGTGACAAGGATAAGACAATTATTACCCGGGAATATCCAGCTGACTGGGAGCGCGGAGATGAACCTTATTACCCGGTAAATAATGACCGTAACAACGATATGTATGCAAAATATGCAGAGCTTGCTAAAAATACTGATGATAAAGTTATTTTTGGCGGACGCTTAGGTCAATACAAGTATTACAACATGGATCAAGTTATTGCAGCCGCGCTTGATGCAGTTAATGATGAATTTGGTGATTAG
- a CDS encoding flippase: protein MKVIRNYLYNVGYQVLAIIVPLITSAYVSRVLRPEGVGANAFTNSIIQYFILFASMGIGYYGNRQIAYVRENPRKMSQTFWEIQIVKTIMTLLAIIAFEVFMMFYTRQPEYMVAQSINLIAVAFDISWFYEGIENFKVTVLKNSFVKLLSMAAIFLLIKGPYDVTLYIVVLAISTLLGNLTLWPNIKKDLPKINIKILDPWRHFLPMAELFIPQIATQVYVQLNKTMLGGMVSETASGYYQYSDNLVKLVLALVTATGTVMLPHVANAVSKGNMREVNRMLYKSFDFVSAVSYPMMFGLAAISLTLAPKYYGPGYGPVGSAMMIESIVILMIAWSNVLGVQYLLPIHHQRDFTISVTIGAFVNIILNMPLIHTWGLYGAMWSTVISEISVTVYQLWAVRGLLNYKQLFSSSWKYLLAGIVMFIPVFWMNQHLKDSWPMMGLEVIVGVIIYGVMVLILKAPIVDQARDLIIEKLKK, encoded by the coding sequence ATGAAGGTTATCAGAAATTACCTTTATAATGTAGGATATCAAGTTTTAGCAATTATAGTACCTTTAATTACTTCCGCTTATGTCAGTCGTGTTTTGCGCCCTGAAGGTGTAGGTGCGAATGCTTTTACTAATTCAATAATCCAATATTTTATTCTTTTTGCAAGTATGGGAATTGGATATTATGGTAATCGGCAAATTGCTTATGTACGTGAAAATCCTCGAAAAATGTCTCAGACATTTTGGGAAATTCAAATAGTTAAAACTATAATGACGCTTCTTGCAATCATTGCTTTTGAAGTATTCATGATGTTTTATACTAGACAGCCAGAATATATGGTTGCACAATCTATCAATTTGATTGCAGTAGCCTTTGATATTTCTTGGTTTTATGAAGGAATTGAGAACTTTAAAGTTACTGTTTTAAAGAATTCCTTTGTTAAGTTATTGTCAATGGCAGCTATTTTTCTTTTGATTAAGGGTCCTTACGATGTAACTTTATATATTGTTGTCTTAGCAATTTCGACATTATTAGGTAATTTGACCTTATGGCCTAATATCAAAAAAGATCTTCCTAAGATTAATATTAAGATTTTAGATCCTTGGCGCCATTTTCTGCCAATGGCAGAATTGTTCATTCCTCAAATCGCTACACAAGTTTATGTTCAATTAAACAAAACTATGTTAGGTGGAATGGTAAGTGAAACTGCTTCAGGTTATTACCAATATTCTGATAACTTAGTCAAATTAGTTTTAGCTTTAGTAACAGCAACCGGTACTGTTATGCTCCCTCACGTAGCTAATGCGGTATCAAAAGGAAATATGCGAGAAGTTAATCGAATGCTTTATAAGTCATTTGATTTTGTCTCTGCCGTTTCCTATCCAATGATGTTTGGACTTGCTGCAATTTCTTTAACATTGGCTCCTAAATACTATGGCCCTGGATATGGTCCAGTTGGTTCAGCTATGATGATTGAATCTATCGTAATTTTAATGATTGCCTGGAGTAACGTATTGGGAGTTCAATACTTACTTCCAATTCATCATCAACGTGACTTTACTATCTCGGTAACGATAGGGGCTTTTGTAAATATCATCTTGAATATGCCTTTAATTCATACGTGGGGATTATATGGAGCAATGTGGTCCACTGTAATTTCTGAAATTTCAGTAACTGTATATCAACTTTGGGCTGTTAGAGGATTACTAAACTATAAACAATTATTTTCTAGTTCTTGGAAATATTTGTTAGCGGGAATTGTTATGTTCATTCCTGTATTTTGGATGAATCAACATTTGAAAGATAGTTGGCCTATGATGGGATTAGAAGTCATCGTTGGCGTCATTATTTATGGAGTAATGGTATTAATTTTAAAAGCTCCAATTGTAGATCAAGCTAGAGATTTAATTATTGAAAAATTGAAGAAATAG
- a CDS encoding ADP-ribosyltransferase: MLNKMKYGKINFLINKDQYNSIPENQIFEWKENIYGEWFREYKKIFERIQHTNNQFERDLNTQIFNPLMDYEGWVYQRINYYLRYGKFVDNYSSEREHILIDISLLRWAIYSSPTIPNNIIVYRRIPEEIASEIVENNKNFEEKGPFQEKGFMSTSLSKRLSSDYPHHYVLKIYVSENSYAVCADMEEDGESELIFPPNCYLQLIDYPFRDDEDIVIPCKLIQFT; this comes from the coding sequence ATGCTTAATAAAATGAAATATGGTAAAATAAATTTTTTAATTAACAAAGATCAATATAATTCTATACCCGAAAATCAAATTTTTGAGTGGAAAGAAAATATATACGGAGAATGGTTTAGAGAATATAAAAAAATCTTTGAGAGGATACAGCATACTAATAATCAATTTGAAAGGGACCTCAACACTCAAATTTTTAATCCTCTTATGGATTATGAGGGTTGGGTATACCAACGAATTAATTATTATTTACGGTATGGGAAATTTGTTGATAATTATTCTTCAGAACGTGAACATATATTAATTGATATTTCCTTGTTAAGATGGGCAATATATTCTTCTCCCACTATTCCAAACAATATAATAGTTTATAGAAGAATTCCGGAAGAAATTGCATCTGAAATTGTTGAAAATAATAAAAATTTTGAAGAGAAGGGGCCTTTTCAAGAGAAAGGATTTATGAGTACAAGTTTATCAAAACGTCTGAGTTCAGATTATCCTCATCACTATGTTTTAAAAATTTATGTATCTGAAAATAGTTATGCTGTATGTGCAGATATGGAAGAAGATGGAGAATCCGAACTGATTTTTCCTCCAAATTGTTATTTGCAATTGATTGATTATCCTTTTAGGGATGATGAAGATATTGTAATTCCATGTAAATTAATTCAATTTACGTAA
- a CDS encoding O-antigen polymerase yields the protein MLILLFLIFILLLFITYYLFDKDYMAPPFLFCAVYIISIGSALINYTQWGLQDYSITPFLILLGGALIFIFVGYLIKKLVCNQIPDNYDRVLASSRININIGISFFLVILNLWILYLTFKSVKAIGGNGSLSQVIEAYRAITSYGTDTSMSIPGYIQQLQKIPTICAYIYPFVLIFNIVKSYVNKKDWLFSIANVLIFVLMSMILSNRLNILGMVGTIIIYYFVLKQSPSNNQNVKSLFKLLGIFVGLMIFFYSIRLLVGRSNSADSSFMDYITMYVGGPVKLFDMFIKNPIHDASIWGKETFISMIGTVRDLGGNIPVYLQHKEFRTYNGIQLGNVYSAYRNWLADFGISGVIILQTLFAIFYNYYYYLLQRRNIIKHKLAFIIYGYMAEGIFLHPIDDWLFSIYLSVGMIIYLILFFVLYNLITRKVKF from the coding sequence ATGCTAATTCTTCTATTTTTAATATTTATATTATTATTATTTATAACTTATTATTTATTTGATAAAGATTATATGGCTCCTCCCTTTCTTTTTTGTGCAGTTTATATTATTAGTATTGGAAGTGCTTTAATTAATTATACTCAATGGGGATTACAAGATTATTCTATTACTCCTTTTTTAATTCTTTTAGGAGGAGCCCTTATTTTTATTTTTGTTGGATATTTAATAAAAAAATTAGTATGTAATCAAATACCGGATAATTATGATAGAGTACTGGCATCATCAAGAATCAATATTAATATAGGTATCTCATTTTTTTTGGTGATTTTAAATTTATGGATTCTATATTTAACTTTTAAAAGTGTAAAAGCCATAGGTGGAAATGGCTCTTTATCTCAAGTTATTGAAGCATATAGAGCGATTACGTCTTATGGAACGGATACTAGCATGAGTATTCCAGGATACATACAACAACTTCAAAAAATTCCTACTATTTGTGCATATATTTATCCATTTGTATTAATCTTTAATATTGTGAAAAGTTATGTAAATAAAAAAGACTGGTTGTTTTCTATAGCAAACGTATTAATTTTTGTTCTAATGAGTATGATCTTAAGTAACAGATTAAACATACTGGGTATGGTAGGGACCATTATTATTTATTATTTTGTTCTAAAACAAAGCCCTTCTAATAATCAAAATGTGAAAAGTTTATTTAAACTTTTAGGTATTTTTGTAGGATTAATGATCTTTTTTTATTCCATCCGACTGCTAGTCGGCAGGTCTAATTCGGCTGATTCAAGTTTTATGGATTATATAACTATGTATGTAGGGGGACCAGTTAAACTTTTTGATATGTTTATCAAAAATCCAATTCATGATGCTTCTATATGGGGAAAAGAAACCTTTATCTCTATGATAGGAACGGTGAGAGATCTTGGAGGAAATATCCCAGTATATTTGCAACATAAAGAATTTAGAACTTACAATGGCATTCAATTAGGAAATGTCTATTCCGCTTATAGAAATTGGCTTGCAGATTTTGGAATATCTGGGGTTATTATATTACAAACTCTGTTTGCAATCTTTTATAATTACTATTATTATTTGCTCCAACGAAGAAATATTATAAAACATAAACTTGCTTTTATTATATATGGATATATGGCAGAGGGGATATTTTTACATCCAATCGATGATTGGCTTTTTTCAATATATTTATCAGTTGGAATGATAATTTACTTGATTTTATTCTTTGTCTTATATAATTTGATTACTAGGAAAGTTAAGTTTTAA